In Triticum urartu cultivar G1812 chromosome 6, Tu2.1, whole genome shotgun sequence, the following proteins share a genomic window:
- the LOC125516685 gene encoding uncharacterized protein LOC125516685, which yields MNHEDGADDWDSQRPETPPPFDASEYSQLISAGPLLPLLEQYAGVGSYDQNTLRGAPWQVHSQGANADKCTGSQLQLASMANQEPSCSTWNRAAPMYLPSTSYTGESINIVKMRMLSQHKEHS from the exons ATGAATCACGAAGATGGTGCAGATGATTGGGATTCTCAAAGGCCAGAAACGCCGCCACCTTTCGATGCATCAGAGTACAGTCAGCTCATCTCTGCAGGGCCGTTGCTGCCGCTGCTAGAACAGTATGCAGGCGTAG GTTCTTATGACCAGAACACTCTTAGGGGGGCCCCGTGGCAAGTGCACTCACAAGGCGCTAACGCTGACAAATGTACGGGCAGCCAACTCCAACTAGCTAGTATGGCTAATCAAG AGCCTTCGTGCAGCACGTGGAATCGGGCAGCACCCATGTACCTGCCATCGACGTCGTACACAGGTGAGTCCATAAACATAGTGAAGATGCGGATGCTCAGTCAGCACAAGGAGCATAGTTGA
- the LOC125517431 gene encoding uncharacterized protein LOC125517431 codes for MSTNVVACGIDYINNHTDVCADKTIMHYSVTCKIWDGDFHHKILRKNFAQHGDFKLTMKKYVMFPMFQELSPHDPHDKCGHHYVICLDLKNQRVEVLDSIRSEDDADLTTHAEFFIKNLKETWHRHYEHSKVQISHFPTEYVATTKQGNT; via the exons ATGTCGACGAACGTAGTTGCATGCGGGATTGACTACATCAACAACCACACCGATGTGTGCGCCGACAAGACAATCATGCATTACAGTGTGACCTGCAAAATATGGGACGGTGACTTCCACCACAAAATCCTGAGGAAGAACTTTGCCCAACACGGTGATTTCAAGCTCACAATGAAGAAATAT GTCATGTTCCCCATGTTCCAGGAGCTTTCACCACATGACCCACACGACAAGTGTGGTCACCACTACGTGATCTGTCTTGACCTGAAGAACCAACGTGTTGAGGTGCTTGATTCAATCCGTTCGGAAGATGATGCAGACCTCACCACGCATGCTGAATTCTTCATTAAGAACCTCAAAGAGACATGGCACCGTCACTATGAACACTCAAAGGTCCAGATCAGTCATTTCCCGACTGAGTATGTGGCGACTACAAAGCAAGGGAACACGTAA
- the LOC125516033 gene encoding uncharacterized protein LOC125516033: METSGRHGASGCYTPPAADRLWRQRSSPAPVVSAFLPRGGHGGQARRKIRSARLGGIGKVGHRNGEEAELGPAALPGGGMGFARALWMRIVTKVMSRRGSSVKERYAQEDYEQNFDEGDAAGEPENLPRSFSARYARRRPAGMAFSDIAHRRHLHPDCG; encoded by the coding sequence ATGGAAACCTCGGGGCGACACGGCGCCTCCGGCTGCTACACCCCTCCCGCGGCAGACAGGCTCTGGAGGCAGCGCTCCTCTCCGGCACCTGTTGTGTCCGCCTTCTTGCCGCGCGGCGGCCACGGTGGCCAGGCGCGAAGAAAGATCAGGAGCGCGCGTCTGGGCGGGATTGGGAAGGTTGGGCACCGCAACGGCGAGGAGGCGGAGTTGGGCCCTGCTGCCTTGCCAGGCGGCGGCATGGGGTTCGCGCGAGCGCTGTGGATGCGGATCGTCACGAAGGTGATGAGCCGGAGGGGTTCCTCCGTGAAGGAGCGGTACGCGCAGGAGGATTACGAGCAAAACTTCGACGAGGGCGACGCGGCTGGGGAGCCCGAGAACCTCCCGCGGTCCTTCTCCGCGCGGTACGCCCGCCGGCGTCCTGCTGGGATGGCGTTCTCGGATATAGCTCACCGCCGGCATTTGCATCCTGATTGTGGGTAA